In Longimicrobiaceae bacterium, one genomic interval encodes:
- a CDS encoding HAD hydrolase-like protein: AESRRRSLPRGCGRMKRLVLFDIDGTLLTAGGAGRRAVTDALTAVFGQTGPVGSYSFAGRTDPQIVTELLASAGMAKADVEARLPEFWDAYLANLQREIGRADVHPLPGVPALLDRIEAEGGDVVLGLLTGNVQAGARIKVQAAGIGFDRFLVGAFGSDHADRPELPAVAAERAKKRTGVEFAGKEIVIIGDTPFDIACGEHLGVRTIAVATGVHSLDDLAACGPDYLFDDLSDTAAVWGAIAG, encoded by the coding sequence GCCGAGAGCCGGCGCCGCTCCCTTCCGCGCGGGTGTGGACGAATGAAGCGGCTGGTGCTGTTCGACATAGACGGTACGCTCCTCACGGCCGGCGGCGCTGGGCGGCGCGCGGTGACCGACGCGCTCACGGCGGTCTTCGGGCAGACGGGGCCGGTGGGCTCGTACTCCTTCGCCGGGCGCACCGACCCGCAGATCGTGACCGAGCTGCTCGCGTCCGCGGGCATGGCGAAGGCTGACGTGGAGGCGCGGCTGCCGGAGTTCTGGGACGCGTACCTCGCCAACCTCCAGCGCGAGATCGGCCGGGCGGACGTGCACCCGCTCCCCGGCGTCCCCGCGCTGCTGGACCGCATAGAGGCCGAGGGCGGCGACGTGGTGCTCGGGCTGCTGACGGGGAACGTGCAGGCCGGCGCGCGCATCAAGGTGCAGGCGGCGGGCATCGGCTTCGACCGTTTCCTCGTGGGCGCGTTCGGGTCGGACCACGCGGACCGGCCGGAGCTTCCCGCGGTGGCCGCCGAGCGCGCGAAGAAGCGGACCGGGGTGGAGTTCGCGGGCAAGGAGATCGTCATCATCGGCGACACGCCGTTCGACATCGCCTGCGGCGAGCACCTGGGCGTCCGGACCATCGCCGTCGCCACCGGCGTGCACTCGCTGGACGACCTGGCGGCGTGCGGGCCGGATTATCTGTTCGACGATCTGTCGGATACCGCGGCGGTTTGGGGGGCGATAGCGGGGTAG